Proteins from a genomic interval of Oceanispirochaeta crateris:
- a CDS encoding redox-sensing transcriptional repressor Rex — translation MKLNSYVNIPLPTLKRYPVYFGLLKECRDNGDEWISASYIAGRLNLKSIQVRKDLSCTGVVGKPKKGFMIKEMMDALAFYLGEGNLSDVLLVGVGNLGKALLGDRRLTRHGFKIMAAFDVDEALVGHDVVGLRIQPMEKLEELVRRMGIKIAILTVPEKEAQPIADKLVKAGILGIWNFSSLFLDVDCEVTVINEDLGSRLALLAGRVTHGKGCEDGPPATKLGSLSFNK, via the coding sequence ATGAAATTGAATTCCTATGTTAACATCCCCTTACCAACCCTAAAGCGTTATCCTGTATATTTTGGTTTGCTGAAAGAATGCCGGGATAACGGAGATGAATGGATCTCTGCCAGTTATATTGCTGGACGGCTGAACCTTAAGTCCATACAGGTCCGGAAAGACTTGAGCTGTACGGGCGTCGTTGGGAAACCAAAAAAGGGCTTTATGATAAAGGAGATGATGGACGCTCTTGCCTTTTATCTTGGAGAGGGTAACCTTTCGGATGTTTTGCTTGTGGGTGTTGGAAATCTTGGAAAAGCCCTCTTGGGTGACAGACGACTTACGAGGCACGGCTTTAAGATTATGGCCGCTTTTGATGTCGATGAGGCCCTCGTCGGCCATGATGTTGTCGGACTCAGGATACAGCCTATGGAAAAGCTGGAAGAACTTGTCAGGCGGATGGGAATTAAGATAGCCATTCTGACGGTTCCCGAAAAAGAAGCGCAACCCATTGCAGATAAGCTTGTGAAAGCCGGCATTTTGGGGATCTGGAACTTTTCTTCCCTTTTCCTGGATGTCGATTGCGAAGTGACCGTGATTAATGAAGATCTGGGCTCGAGACTGGCCTTACTTGCAGGGCGAGTCACTCATGGTAAAGGTTGTGAAGACGGTCCTCCTGCGACAAAATTGGGAAGCCTTTCTTTTAACAAATAA
- a CDS encoding SDR family oxidoreductase has product MFWNNKVCWITGASSGIGEALATKIYHNGGKVILSARTEEKLTSLTESWIEKERLFILPLDLGKHDELQCAAETAYKHWGRIDVLINNAGVSQRSLAIETDFEVMKTIMDVNFLGSACLSKAVVPYMLNQKNGIIAPVSSIAGKFSTPLRTSYSASKMALQGFFDGLRAELFAQGIHVNLIVPGFVKTNISLNALNGSGKKHGVMDPNQASGISPDKAAALIMKGLEKNKREIYIGLFPKLRLGLFLSRAFPGFLAKMLRTAEVK; this is encoded by the coding sequence ATGTTTTGGAATAACAAAGTGTGTTGGATCACAGGAGCGTCATCTGGAATTGGAGAAGCTCTAGCTACAAAGATTTACCATAATGGCGGCAAGGTCATTTTATCTGCACGGACAGAAGAAAAACTGACATCTCTGACAGAATCATGGATAGAGAAAGAAAGGTTGTTTATACTCCCCCTGGATTTAGGCAAGCATGACGAATTACAATGCGCTGCCGAGACGGCTTATAAACACTGGGGTAGGATCGATGTCCTGATTAATAATGCCGGAGTCAGCCAGAGAAGCCTTGCTATAGAGACTGATTTTGAAGTAATGAAGACGATTATGGACGTGAATTTCCTGGGTTCTGCCTGCTTATCCAAAGCCGTGGTCCCCTATATGCTCAATCAGAAGAATGGCATCATCGCTCCGGTCAGCTCTATCGCCGGAAAATTCTCAACACCTCTGAGAACCTCCTACAGCGCCTCAAAAATGGCTCTTCAAGGATTCTTCGATGGTTTACGTGCTGAGCTTTTTGCACAGGGGATTCATGTCAACTTGATTGTCCCGGGATTTGTAAAAACCAATATTTCTTTGAATGCTCTCAATGGCAGTGGAAAAAAACACGGTGTCATGGATCCAAACCAGGCATCGGGGATTTCTCCGGATAAAGCGGCGGCGCTCATAATGAAAGGATTAGAAAAAAATAAGCGGGAAATCTATATTGGCCTGTTTCCAAAGCTGAGACTGGGTCTTTTTCTCAGCAGAGCTTTTCCGGGTTTCCTGGCAAAAATGCTACGGACTGCAGAAGTGAAATAG
- a CDS encoding EscU/YscU/HrcU family type III secretion system export apparatus switch protein — translation MGINKSVALKWDRESDAAPRLIAAGKGPLADRILSLALDAGIPVHEDSILAEALADAPIGSEIPKELYQLAAEVYIFLMNLETSFFEREEQS, via the coding sequence ATGGGGATAAACAAGTCTGTTGCGTTGAAATGGGATAGAGAGTCTGATGCTGCACCCCGTTTGATTGCTGCCGGAAAAGGACCTCTGGCAGACAGAATCCTTTCGTTGGCTCTGGACGCGGGTATCCCTGTGCATGAGGATTCCATATTGGCCGAAGCTTTGGCAGATGCACCAATTGGATCGGAAATTCCCAAAGAACTATATCAGCTGGCAGCAGAAGTCTATATCTTTCTGATGAACCTGGAGACTAGTTTTTTTGAGAGGGAAGAACAGAGCTGA
- a CDS encoding flagellar hook-length control protein FliK yields MKIEINPGSSHFSDKISGTSVSARATVSSEATAKDGSSISVSIPGGLKLKESYFMLLEGLMKILDRKSQVQTSIIPLLQLLKQMPLDREGLPADTADRRLLLAVFRQWREHNSSELPGRVLSDFETLEKLLQGEGREKYLFIQRDNPEQGIPEIVISEEEQDEENPLFGKEGSPRGRLDLRFNLLHLGPVRVLLEKQKERLNCLIQCEDRQGHKVVRAGLSSLKEQLRRSEFPLGSVKVQKKALPSQKVDDFRKDRERGVILWG; encoded by the coding sequence ATGAAAATAGAAATAAATCCAGGGTCATCACATTTCTCTGATAAGATCTCCGGAACTTCTGTTTCTGCAAGGGCAACTGTTTCTTCAGAAGCCACTGCGAAGGATGGCTCTTCTATCAGTGTCTCTATACCGGGGGGACTCAAGCTTAAAGAGTCTTATTTTATGCTTCTAGAAGGATTGATGAAGATCCTTGATCGAAAATCCCAGGTTCAGACATCTATTATCCCTTTACTGCAACTCCTCAAACAAATGCCTTTGGATCGGGAAGGTCTACCAGCCGATACAGCCGATCGTAGACTTCTTCTAGCCGTTTTCAGACAATGGAGAGAACACAATTCTTCCGAACTTCCCGGAAGGGTCCTCTCTGATTTTGAAACTCTTGAGAAATTACTCCAGGGAGAGGGACGTGAAAAATATTTGTTCATTCAAAGAGATAACCCTGAGCAGGGAATTCCAGAAATCGTAATAAGTGAAGAAGAACAGGATGAGGAGAATCCTTTATTTGGCAAAGAGGGATCACCCAGAGGGCGGTTAGATCTCCGATTCAATTTGTTGCACCTGGGACCAGTCAGGGTCTTGCTTGAAAAACAAAAAGAACGGCTGAACTGCCTTATTCAATGCGAAGATCGTCAGGGACATAAAGTCGTCCGGGCCGGTCTTTCCAGCTTAAAAGAACAACTGAGAAGAAGTGAATTTCCTTTAGGCAGTGTCAAGGTTCAGAAAAAGGCACTTCCTTCTCAAAAGGTAGATGATTTTCGCAAGGACCGGGAAAGAGGAGTCATTCTATGGGGATAA
- a CDS encoding C-GCAxxG-C-C family (seleno)protein, with protein sequence MLKEYIKNGFGIEEDFSCSETILYGANEVWNLGLDQNALKMSAGLSAGCYTDNICGALSAGSMVLSRLYIKERAHENDYNKGLVKELIEGFRQNMGSELCAPLKTNYRTEEEKCRSVIIAAAGVLDQIIEREGLPEGD encoded by the coding sequence GTGCTGAAAGAATATATTAAGAATGGTTTTGGAATAGAGGAAGATTTTAGCTGCTCAGAAACGATTCTTTATGGTGCAAATGAGGTATGGAATCTGGGACTGGATCAAAATGCATTAAAAATGTCGGCGGGCCTCTCTGCCGGATGTTATACAGATAATATTTGCGGAGCTTTATCTGCCGGGAGCATGGTTCTCAGTAGGCTGTATATCAAGGAAAGAGCTCATGAAAATGACTATAACAAGGGACTTGTAAAAGAGTTGATTGAAGGTTTCAGACAAAATATGGGTAGTGAACTCTGTGCTCCATTGAAGACAAACTATAGAACTGAAGAAGAAAAATGCCGCTCTGTTATAATAGCTGCAGCTGGTGTTCTGGATCAGATTATTGAACGGGAAGGGCTTCCCGAAGGAGACTGA
- a CDS encoding alpha-galactosidase: protein MASSLKLDKSQVNFKIKFGADNVKQHKTIGRWPTGNQYSSVEMPGSELRLSYAKDVLSGTIIAKEEIFLREIQISIKIKSRKGIPLYACGTYAGSPGLTISDQREIIRLKRNKVMKQFITFEYNPSRRILNINWQFNCFMPNGKELVFDPILIAENETALQPSLGKTEPKLVPRTSWIAESPLNQPLRINYIEENLNWMEKERFFFDMIQLNGLHNTIGDWENLPPEFRGKIGFINRRIEHNGMIPAIAFAPFHAEAGSELVRLHPDWLVGELKGDTPLLNQQNHKKMYILDFTQISVREYIKSTLDLFYRQWGFKAFHLQGLSALLLPCRRSDNEKESGEILHEALLFFREILGAKTFISAENIPLITQENVLSMISMDSSISSKRKSKKEIPEAIYRVLNQTFTSQYPWLFNSGNYPLPEEKELIHPQAAESLRQMMLISGGSLSIKNNLNKMSQNQVNELKKLIPSFKRFAGGSLHLINSPDKKTPSVLFNSRGYLGVFNLSGKKKQTSLNMESMRLRFYNKKSGTQIKEGRTGMKTGELELILPPYGSRIFKF, encoded by the coding sequence GTGGCCTCATCCCTCAAGCTTGATAAAAGTCAGGTGAATTTTAAAATAAAATTTGGTGCAGACAATGTAAAACAGCACAAAACCATAGGCCGCTGGCCTACAGGAAATCAGTACAGCAGTGTTGAAATGCCCGGTTCAGAATTAAGACTGAGCTATGCGAAAGATGTACTATCGGGAACAATCATTGCCAAAGAGGAAATATTCCTCAGAGAGATACAAATATCAATTAAGATCAAAAGCCGAAAAGGCATACCCCTCTATGCCTGCGGTACCTACGCGGGTAGTCCCGGCCTAACCATATCAGATCAGCGTGAAATCATAAGACTCAAACGCAACAAGGTGATGAAGCAATTCATAACATTTGAATATAATCCATCACGCCGTATCCTCAACATTAACTGGCAATTCAATTGTTTTATGCCCAATGGAAAAGAGCTCGTATTTGATCCCATACTCATCGCAGAGAATGAGACTGCGTTGCAGCCTTCTTTAGGTAAAACAGAACCTAAGCTTGTACCCAGGACATCCTGGATCGCCGAATCCCCTCTAAATCAACCTCTGCGAATCAACTATATTGAAGAGAATTTGAACTGGATGGAAAAAGAACGGTTTTTCTTCGATATGATTCAATTGAATGGCTTACACAATACGATTGGGGATTGGGAGAATCTTCCTCCAGAATTCAGAGGGAAAATAGGCTTTATTAACCGGAGAATTGAGCATAACGGAATGATCCCGGCCATTGCATTTGCCCCATTCCATGCGGAAGCTGGCTCCGAGTTGGTTCGACTTCATCCTGACTGGCTTGTAGGAGAATTGAAAGGAGACACCCCCTTACTGAATCAGCAGAACCATAAAAAAATGTACATCCTTGATTTTACACAAATATCAGTCAGAGAGTATATTAAAAGTACGCTGGATCTTTTTTACAGGCAATGGGGTTTTAAGGCGTTCCATTTACAAGGCTTATCAGCCCTTCTTCTGCCCTGCAGACGCTCTGACAATGAAAAAGAATCGGGAGAGATTCTTCATGAAGCACTCCTTTTTTTCAGGGAGATTCTGGGAGCCAAAACCTTTATCAGTGCAGAAAATATTCCTCTGATAACACAGGAAAATGTTTTATCCATGATATCAATGGACAGCTCCATCAGTTCAAAAAGGAAATCAAAGAAAGAAATACCCGAGGCTATCTATAGAGTCCTGAATCAGACTTTTACAAGCCAATATCCTTGGTTATTCAACTCAGGGAACTACCCGCTCCCCGAAGAAAAAGAGTTGATTCATCCTCAGGCCGCCGAATCTTTAAGACAGATGATGCTGATCAGCGGTGGAAGTCTGTCCATAAAGAATAATCTAAATAAAATGTCCCAAAACCAGGTTAACGAGCTTAAAAAGCTAATCCCTTCGTTTAAACGATTTGCTGGCGGCTCACTACATTTAATCAACAGTCCTGATAAAAAAACCCCTTCAGTATTGTTTAACAGCCGTGGATATTTGGGCGTGTTCAACTTATCAGGAAAGAAAAAACAAACAAGTCTGAATATGGAAAGCATGAGGCTGCGTTTCTACAACAAGAAGAGTGGAACCCAAATAAAGGAAGGCAGAACGGGCATGAAAACAGGAGAACTGGAATTGATCCTCCCTCCCTACGGTTCCAGAATATTTAAATTTTGA
- a CDS encoding Hsp70 family protein, translating into MNKIGAGLDFGNSNTTIAVYDGKNINYLRIDSGLNKGVVMPSALYIHKNKEFETGSRALLRYLEENTNRKIRLSEVEVGTIEVHMGEMDRDYFVERDRSFTARLHARIDQDMPGRLFRGLKMYLGEKEETRFRIFDKFFRLEALLNMLLRSVRESWEKQGYSFSSIHIGRPVRYQGSSDNKNDQALIRMKKALSLAGYPAPLFLEEPIAAAWSYLDDHSLEKGNTLLVFDFGGGTLDLALLEKLEGKSFRVLDTSGLTRAGDWIDREIYSRIVFTHLGKGAEVPFTKDDGSRSSYPFPFSEFEELLLNWQSTHLLNQARYLEDIDRALLAGGETTLRVDRLNRLIRCNGSFTLIKLIEQAKKDLSDQEKTRLVYPEINLDIELTRDDLKTVISSFLKEIPVLINDLLQSAGIDTVDRVVSTGGSSLIPDIRGLLENRFPGVVEEWDPFHSIAAGLAMADYYS; encoded by the coding sequence ATGAATAAGATTGGTGCCGGTCTGGATTTCGGTAACTCAAACACTACCATAGCTGTTTATGACGGTAAAAATATCAATTACCTTCGTATAGATAGCGGTCTAAATAAAGGTGTTGTCATGCCATCGGCCCTTTATATTCACAAGAATAAAGAATTTGAAACGGGGAGCCGGGCTTTACTCCGTTATCTTGAAGAAAATACGAATCGTAAAATCCGTTTGTCAGAGGTTGAGGTCGGTACCATTGAAGTTCATATGGGCGAGATGGACCGGGACTATTTTGTAGAAAGAGATCGCAGCTTTACTGCCAGACTCCATGCCCGTATCGACCAGGATATGCCGGGACGCCTTTTCCGGGGACTGAAAATGTATCTTGGTGAAAAAGAAGAGACCCGTTTCAGGATTTTTGACAAGTTTTTCCGTCTGGAAGCCCTCTTGAATATGCTTTTAAGATCAGTCAGAGAGAGCTGGGAAAAGCAGGGATATTCCTTTTCTTCTATCCATATTGGTCGCCCTGTCCGATATCAGGGCAGTAGCGACAATAAGAATGATCAAGCTCTTATCCGGATGAAAAAGGCTCTTTCCCTGGCAGGGTATCCGGCTCCTTTGTTCCTTGAAGAACCCATCGCTGCTGCTTGGAGCTATTTGGATGACCATAGCCTAGAAAAGGGGAATACTCTACTTGTTTTTGATTTTGGTGGCGGAACACTGGATTTAGCCCTACTGGAGAAGTTGGAAGGAAAGAGCTTTCGAGTGCTGGATACATCAGGACTTACCAGAGCAGGCGACTGGATTGATCGGGAAATATACAGCCGCATCGTTTTTACCCATCTGGGTAAGGGCGCGGAAGTTCCGTTCACGAAGGATGATGGCAGTCGGTCCAGCTATCCTTTTCCTTTTTCTGAATTTGAAGAACTCCTTTTGAATTGGCAAAGCACCCATCTTTTAAATCAGGCCCGCTATCTCGAAGATATAGACCGGGCTCTTCTTGCTGGTGGTGAGACAACATTGCGTGTTGACCGTCTCAACAGGTTAATCCGGTGCAATGGAAGTTTTACACTTATTAAGCTCATTGAGCAGGCTAAAAAAGATTTGAGTGATCAGGAGAAAACGCGGCTTGTGTATCCTGAGATTAATTTGGATATAGAACTTACAAGGGATGACTTAAAAACCGTTATCTCTTCTTTTTTAAAAGAAATACCCGTCTTGATAAACGACTTGTTGCAGTCCGCAGGAATCGATACTGTTGATCGTGTTGTCTCGACAGGCGGTTCCTCCCTCATTCCGGATATCCGTGGTTTACTTGAAAACAGATTTCCAGGAGTTGTAGAAGAATGGGATCCATTTCACAGTATTGCTGCCGGGCTGGCCATGGCCGACTACTATTCCTGA
- a CDS encoding AMP-binding protein: MQDRGWSWLDQYKGEHFKGEWPTIPEMFKLSHFRFPEKICFTAFSPIEIHYTYDDASKIIRNTAAYLMQKGIKKGDRVALTGKNSPNWAMAYLAVVELGAVIVPLDYQMETETITRILNFVEASVLFVDKERFDELGGSGSPVQTKISLSPHCDNYILDLPLSDIELPSGPLEEDMAAILFTSGTTGNEKGVMLSHKNLSSDAFQANKPFLEVLPEDILYALLPLHHSYCMTAVFLESLAIGCELVFAGGLSVTQMMNDLKKGGITVIMGIPLLYNKILKGMMKQVRSKGLVTHILVGFLMRVSGLVKHIFDINIGKKIFGNLLLKKANLYTIKYMICGGGPLAPETFQRYQELGLDFVQGYGMTETSPISTLNPAHAFKLKSVGKVFPLVDMKILNPDSDGIGEIILKGPICCLGYYKNEEATKELFTEDGYLKTGDLGYLDRENYLYLTGRAKSLIVTEGGKNVFPEEIEDHFQLYQQIEQILIIGYVANQETHGEGIEALIYPSKDHYSSLSINNTDIIKEDIVDVVKEINRELLPYKRISRVRILDEPMEMTTTKKIKRPKVIESLKEIEDTGFLI, translated from the coding sequence ATGCAAGACAGAGGCTGGTCATGGCTGGATCAATACAAGGGAGAACACTTCAAAGGGGAATGGCCGACTATACCCGAAATGTTCAAATTATCTCATTTTAGATTTCCCGAGAAAATCTGTTTTACGGCTTTTTCACCCATAGAAATTCATTATACTTATGATGATGCTTCAAAAATAATCCGCAATACCGCGGCTTATCTTATGCAAAAAGGCATTAAGAAGGGAGACAGGGTAGCTCTCACCGGAAAGAATTCTCCCAACTGGGCCATGGCCTATCTGGCTGTAGTAGAACTGGGAGCCGTCATTGTCCCCCTGGACTATCAGATGGAAACAGAGACAATCACAAGGATTCTTAATTTTGTTGAAGCCTCTGTTCTATTTGTCGATAAAGAACGTTTTGATGAACTGGGTGGATCAGGAAGCCCTGTCCAAACGAAGATTTCTTTGTCACCCCATTGTGATAATTACATCCTCGATTTACCACTCTCCGATATAGAATTGCCTTCAGGACCTTTAGAAGAGGACATGGCGGCCATACTTTTTACCTCGGGAACAACGGGAAACGAAAAAGGGGTTATGCTGAGTCATAAGAATCTTTCATCTGATGCCTTCCAGGCGAATAAGCCCTTCCTCGAAGTTCTTCCTGAAGATATCCTTTATGCTCTACTCCCCCTGCATCACAGCTATTGCATGACTGCAGTATTTTTAGAATCACTGGCTATCGGTTGTGAACTGGTGTTTGCCGGCGGATTATCTGTGACCCAGATGATGAACGATCTGAAGAAAGGTGGAATCACTGTCATCATGGGGATTCCTCTCCTGTACAATAAGATACTGAAAGGTATGATGAAGCAGGTTCGCTCCAAGGGTCTGGTAACACATATACTAGTTGGTTTCCTCATGAGAGTAAGCGGCTTAGTCAAACATATATTTGACATCAATATAGGGAAAAAAATATTTGGGAACCTGCTCCTTAAAAAAGCGAACCTTTATACAATTAAATACATGATTTGTGGAGGTGGCCCCTTGGCTCCGGAAACATTCCAAAGGTATCAGGAATTGGGATTAGACTTTGTTCAGGGGTATGGAATGACCGAAACGTCTCCCATTTCCACACTGAATCCTGCTCATGCCTTCAAGCTTAAGTCCGTGGGGAAGGTTTTCCCCCTTGTGGATATGAAGATCCTGAATCCGGATAGTGACGGTATAGGAGAGATTATTCTCAAGGGTCCTATCTGCTGTTTGGGATATTATAAAAATGAAGAGGCCACTAAGGAGCTCTTTACAGAAGACGGATATCTTAAAACAGGAGACCTGGGATATTTGGACCGTGAAAACTACCTCTATTTGACAGGCCGGGCCAAGTCTCTGATTGTCACAGAGGGAGGTAAAAATGTCTTCCCTGAAGAGATTGAAGACCACTTCCAACTCTATCAGCAAATCGAACAAATTCTCATTATTGGATATGTCGCCAATCAGGAAACCCACGGGGAAGGAATTGAAGCTCTCATCTATCCCAGCAAGGATCATTATAGTTCACTCAGCATCAATAATACAGATATCATTAAAGAGGATATCGTGGATGTTGTAAAAGAAATAAACAGGGAGTTGCTACCCTATAAAAGGATCTCCCGGGTCAGGATTCTGGATGAACCTATGGAGATGACAACGACCAAAAAAATAAAGCGGCCGAAGGTCATTGAATCACTTAAAGAAATAGAGGATACAGGATTTCTTATTTGA
- a CDS encoding phosphodiester glycosidase family protein — protein MPISEEFFLAPPRERPRWLKTTYPELMILESMDSSHPVGGAALAVDLSSQKIKFVLTPADSSGKGETLSAKTTEFARSQAVQIAINGSPYAPMDFFNRSNRPVDIIGIQMNNSLLLSQGVASFDALYILDDGSIEFGSQNNKPPNTMLALGGFHMLLEDGVILGTKDSRHPRTSIGLSEDRETLYLAVFDGRQKDRAGLTSEETALWMQWLGCHHALNLDGGGSSTLVLEDGTGKVQLLNNPVHRGLPGLERAVGNHLGIKLIK, from the coding sequence ATGCCTATCAGTGAGGAATTTTTCCTTGCACCGCCACGGGAAAGGCCTCGCTGGTTGAAGACGACTTATCCAGAGTTGATGATTCTTGAATCCATGGACAGCTCGCATCCTGTGGGCGGGGCGGCACTGGCTGTTGATTTAAGCTCTCAGAAGATAAAGTTTGTTCTGACGCCTGCAGATTCAAGTGGTAAAGGAGAGACTCTTTCTGCCAAAACAACGGAGTTTGCCCGGAGTCAAGCTGTTCAAATTGCTATCAATGGTTCTCCCTATGCTCCTATGGATTTCTTCAATAGATCCAATCGTCCCGTAGATATTATCGGAATACAGATGAATAATAGCCTATTGCTGTCTCAAGGGGTCGCAAGCTTTGATGCCTTGTACATCTTAGATGACGGATCAATTGAATTCGGTTCTCAGAATAATAAGCCTCCAAATACGATGTTGGCTTTGGGTGGATTTCATATGTTGCTGGAGGACGGAGTCATTTTGGGGACGAAGGACTCTCGTCATCCAAGGACGTCTATAGGCCTAAGCGAAGATCGGGAGACTTTGTATCTGGCAGTATTTGATGGTCGCCAGAAAGATAGAGCTGGTCTCACAAGTGAAGAAACGGCACTCTGGATGCAGTGGCTGGGGTGCCACCATGCTCTTAATTTGGACGGTGGCGGTTCATCCACTCTCGTCCTGGAAGATGGGACGGGAAAAGTTCAACTCTTGAACAATCCAGTGCATAGAGGTCTTCCAGGATTAGAACGGGCTGTTGGGAATCACCTGGGTATCAAGCTGATCAAATAA
- a CDS encoding lysophospholipid acyltransferase family protein — protein MYLIGTVLFWVFFGISMILLFFPAFLIWLVSLPFDKNRRVLHMYSCFWGSLYTWCNPFLKVKIEGLEKLEKGQSYVYCPNHQSMMDIVILYRLFRHFKWVAKSELMKVPFLGWNMWLNGYLKIDRKSPSSQIKMMKDGEALLKRGSSIMIFPEGTRSKDGTLGKFRDGAFILSQKTGVPVVPVVLRGSRDVFADGTLRYYRVYPMTITILDPLPSDSGDNAKALGRLVKQKISESLGQSEDPSGIS, from the coding sequence ATGTATTTGATTGGAACAGTTCTATTCTGGGTATTTTTCGGGATCTCCATGATCCTGCTGTTTTTCCCGGCTTTCTTGATTTGGTTGGTTTCTCTACCATTTGACAAGAATCGCCGAGTTTTGCACATGTATTCCTGCTTTTGGGGTTCTTTATACACATGGTGCAATCCTTTTCTCAAGGTGAAAATCGAAGGTTTAGAAAAGCTGGAGAAAGGCCAGTCATATGTATATTGTCCCAACCATCAGTCCATGATGGATATCGTAATCCTTTATAGGCTTTTCCGTCATTTTAAGTGGGTTGCCAAGAGCGAGTTGATGAAAGTCCCATTTCTGGGATGGAATATGTGGTTGAATGGTTACCTAAAAATTGACCGGAAAAGTCCATCCAGCCAGATTAAGATGATGAAAGATGGGGAAGCATTATTAAAAAGAGGTAGTTCCATTATGATCTTTCCTGAAGGGACGCGTTCTAAAGATGGAACACTCGGTAAGTTTCGCGATGGTGCTTTTATTCTTTCACAAAAGACCGGTGTGCCTGTTGTTCCCGTTGTTCTTCGTGGCTCAAGAGATGTTTTTGCCGATGGAACTCTCCGGTATTACAGAGTTTATCCCATGACCATTACGATTCTGGACCCTCTACCCTCGGATAGCGGGGACAATGCAAAGGCTCTTGGCCGTTTAGTAAAGCAGAAAATTAGTGAAAGTCTAGGACAGAGTGAAGATCCTTCCGGTATTAGCTAA
- a CDS encoding rhodanese-like domain-containing protein, protein MKVKIMKRAMFMIVMIVSISGFAIAEAADYREESNLKSLIESDRDDYLFIDVRTGGEYASGHIPKSLNIPYETLPSSLPHGTEKDALIILYCRSGNRSGIATRALEKAGYTNVQDFGGIGRWSGTLEK, encoded by the coding sequence ATGAAGGTTAAAATTATGAAAAGAGCCATGTTTATGATTGTTATGATCGTGTCCATATCCGGTTTCGCCATAGCAGAAGCTGCAGATTATAGAGAAGAATCAAACTTGAAGTCATTGATTGAGTCTGATCGGGACGATTATCTATTCATCGATGTCCGGACTGGAGGGGAGTATGCTTCAGGCCATATCCCAAAATCACTTAATATTCCCTACGAAACTCTACCGTCTTCTCTTCCCCATGGGACAGAAAAAGATGCTCTGATCATTTTGTATTGCCGCAGTGGAAACAGGTCTGGTATTGCGACCAGAGCACTTGAAAAAGCCGGTTATACGAATGTTCAGGATTTTGGCGGTATTGGCCGATGGTCCGGGACGCTGGAAAAATAA